A window of Methanomassiliicoccales archaeon contains these coding sequences:
- a CDS encoding methyltransferase domain-containing protein, whose translation MNPAKKYDRFARFYDLFESPMEMKAFSKYRKRALSLVKGRVLEIGVGTGKNLAYYPKNVEAIGIDFSKNMLKKADERRRKLGLENVKLLYMDVQDLEFEDNTFDTIVSTFVFCTVPDPIKGLKEAYRVLKPGGRAIFLEHMKSESKILNIPLYLMEPFIKTLLGTSMLRETQKNIEKAGFKIEKAENLFFDIVRLIIATKL comes from the coding sequence GTGAATCCCGCGAAAAAATATGATAGATTTGCAAGGTTCTACGATCTGTTTGAAAGCCCTATGGAAATGAAAGCCTTTTCAAAGTACAGGAAGAGGGCATTAAGCCTGGTTAAAGGTAGAGTACTTGAGATAGGGGTAGGTACAGGCAAAAACCTGGCCTATTACCCAAAGAACGTGGAAGCCATTGGTATAGATTTCAGCAAAAACATGCTAAAGAAGGCTGATGAACGAAGAAGGAAGCTCGGGCTTGAAAACGTCAAGCTGTTATACATGGATGTCCAGGACCTGGAGTTTGAGGATAATACTTTTGATACCATAGTTAGTACATTCGTGTTTTGCACTGTTCCGGATCCCATTAAAGGGCTAAAAGAAGCTTATAGAGTTCTAAAACCAGGAGGAAGAGCAATATTCTTGGAACACATGAAGAGTGAGTCAAAGATTTTAAATATTCCACTCTATTTAATGGAGCCATTTATTAAAACTCTCCTCGGTACCTCAATGCTACGGGAAACTCAAAAGAACATTGAAAAAGCTGGGTTTAAAATAGAAAAGGCTGAAAATTTGTTTTTTGATATTGTTAGGCTTATAATAGCGACAAAATTATAA
- a CDS encoding cytochrome C biogenesis protein gives MRRKFYSLVFLFLLSLLPTYVLAESFSQYAGTTLSVVALGILNALRPSVFLMIIFLLSAIVLVDERKVLKVGLSFTAGAFVGFALLGYFFMGLVTKFSVLRYLAAFLGISVGAYKILSAKGVVSFQLMNPLREKTNTVIEKATSPPVAFLSGSIMALISLSCGCALPIYLVMSSIVSGAGFSIMTKMVFLLTFVGISVLPLLLVTLGFHYAGKYEKAGEAVNRLSKIIGNMDLAVGVVLVAVSLFYIIFLA, from the coding sequence ATGAGGCGTAAATTTTATTCGTTGGTTTTCTTATTTTTGTTAAGTTTATTACCTACCTACGTGTTAGCTGAGTCTTTCTCCCAATATGCCGGAACAACCCTATCGGTTGTGGCTTTGGGGATTCTTAATGCCCTCCGGCCCTCTGTTTTTCTGATGATAATTTTTCTTCTATCCGCTATAGTTCTCGTAGATGAGAGGAAAGTCCTCAAGGTTGGGCTATCCTTCACTGCAGGAGCTTTTGTGGGATTCGCCCTTTTGGGGTATTTCTTTATGGGGCTCGTTACCAAGTTCTCAGTTTTGCGCTATTTGGCGGCCTTTCTTGGAATATCTGTTGGAGCCTACAAGATACTCTCCGCAAAAGGTGTTGTGAGCTTTCAGTTGATGAACCCCCTCCGGGAAAAGACAAATACTGTAATAGAAAAAGCAACATCTCCCCCGGTTGCCTTCCTTTCTGGCTCTATAATGGCATTGATATCGCTTTCCTGTGGCTGTGCCCTTCCCATATATCTGGTTATGTCTTCCATAGTCTCCGGAGCTGGGTTCTCGATTATGACCAAGATGGTCTTTCTGCTAACCTTTGTGGGTATTTCAGTCCTTCCGCTTTTGCTGGTCACTCTCGGGTTCCACTATGCCGGAAAATACGAAAAAGCCGGAGAAGCTGTTAACAGGCTTTCAAAGATAATTGGAAACATGGACTTAGCCGTGGGTGTGGTGCTCGTGGCTGTGAGTCTCTTCTACATCATTTTTCTTGCTTAA
- a CDS encoding DMT family transporter has protein sequence MTHHYGYASALLAALLFGMSSTLNKISLRDVHPMIVAGSIYVTAGIVLMLLRLTPLKDRILERLESSVKAQEGFSRRDLLLLAFIVLFGSFLAPLFFMFGLYRTTAVNASLLLNTETLFTVLIALLIFKERTSRRGILGILLILIGAVVISTENFGEVELSKGILGNILIILAGLSWAIDNNLSKLLSVKRDLLLVTSLKGLFGGSALLALASLIGVPFYIPLQSLPYVLTVGAFSIGFSLVLFLFALREIGAMRTGAIFSTSSLIGALFAFLALGESLTALKVFFGMIMLLGVYVLSREEIHK, from the coding sequence ATGACCCACCACTACGGCTACGCAAGTGCCCTCCTCGCAGCTCTCTTATTCGGGATGAGCTCGACCCTGAACAAAATATCCCTCAGGGACGTCCACCCGATGATCGTGGCGGGTAGCATCTACGTAACAGCTGGAATAGTTCTGATGCTCCTCCGTCTCACGCCCCTTAAAGATAGAATCCTTGAACGGCTTGAATCCAGTGTTAAAGCCCAGGAAGGCTTCTCAAGGCGGGATTTGCTGTTGCTGGCTTTTATAGTGCTTTTCGGCTCCTTTCTGGCGCCGCTGTTCTTTATGTTTGGGCTTTATAGAACGACTGCAGTCAATGCATCCCTCCTGCTCAACACTGAAACGCTGTTTACGGTGTTGATCGCCCTGCTAATCTTTAAAGAGAGGACTTCAAGAAGAGGTATTCTGGGAATTCTTCTAATTTTAATCGGAGCCGTTGTTATCTCGACAGAAAACTTCGGAGAAGTGGAGTTGAGCAAAGGCATTCTTGGGAACATTTTAATAATCCTTGCAGGTCTTTCATGGGCGATAGATAATAACCTGAGCAAGCTGTTAAGTGTTAAGAGGGACTTGCTCCTAGTAACTTCACTGAAGGGGCTGTTTGGAGGAAGTGCACTGTTAGCCCTGGCCTCTCTAATTGGAGTCCCCTTTTACATCCCGCTCCAGAGCCTTCCGTACGTTTTAACCGTCGGTGCGTTCAGCATAGGCTTTTCTCTCGTGTTATTTCTCTTTGCCCTCAGAGAAATCGGTGCGATGAGGACGGGGGCAATTTTCTCAACTTCTTCACTCATAGGTGCTCTCTTCGCCTTCCTGGCTCTTGGCGAGAGTCTCACGGCACTGAAGGTCTTCTTTGGCATGATCATGCTTCTTGGAGTGTACGTGCTCTCCAGAGAAGAAATCCACAAATAA
- a CDS encoding GNAT family N-acetyltransferase: protein MSEIVIKPAEGTPEEAEHFAELMRISAPEFFPDLLGKKFKKFFVRAFLEKGNLFSHKHVVFAKFGGRIAGMLLSYDWKAKNEEKGNTGWLMMKILGFDFLRQLPAFISSISGSGRLEKGGYYISNIAVYPDFRGRKIGKALMLKAEELARESKAKKLALDVEVDNEVAITVYKKLGYTIEREHEIELEGKKYRFYRMVKPF from the coding sequence ATGTCAGAGATTGTTATCAAACCTGCCGAAGGAACGCCGGAAGAAGCCGAACACTTCGCAGAGCTCATGCGCATCTCAGCTCCGGAGTTTTTTCCAGACCTCCTGGGAAAAAAGTTCAAGAAGTTCTTTGTGAGGGCTTTCCTCGAAAAGGGGAATCTTTTCAGCCATAAACACGTCGTTTTTGCGAAGTTCGGAGGGAGAATAGCCGGAATGCTCCTAAGCTACGACTGGAAGGCGAAGAATGAAGAAAAAGGCAATACTGGCTGGCTCATGATGAAGATCCTCGGCTTCGACTTCCTCAGGCAACTTCCAGCCTTCATAAGCTCCATCTCTGGGAGTGGAAGGCTTGAGAAGGGCGGTTACTACATCAGCAACATAGCGGTCTATCCAGACTTCCGGGGGAGGAAAATAGGAAAGGCTCTGATGCTGAAGGCGGAAGAGCTTGCCAGGGAAAGCAAGGCTAAGAAGCTCGCCCTGGACGTTGAGGTCGACAATGAGGTGGCGATAACGGTTTACAAAAAGCTCGGCTACACCATCGAGAGGGAGCACGAGATTGAGCTTGAAGGCAAAAAATACAGGTTCTACAGAATGGTGAAGCCGTTCTAA
- a CDS encoding MarR family transcriptional regulator, with the protein MNRKLVVSILLLFVFSPLTLAQYTVENIELAVYEDGYVKVTQIITPDEYTVVVDVPLIGGNVKGLMVRDENNEPLLYKLNNSILFIYFENVTNILVTYYTPDLTSKDGPLWSINLTSEVPVTIVFPENAVIVGLNSVPLKIDKNKLVMPPGNISVSYVIERNPSSATLGTEVESNPPSPPQQGVQQETNTKWLFYAIPILAILIAGGYLLIKKQPSESSTSSFSLPLNREEFQKKIEEMDLSRDEMRVLLYLYDRGGKAPQAEMKKMLNIPKTTAWRMFKRLEERGLIRIYKKRRENWVELLF; encoded by the coding sequence GTGAACAGGAAGCTTGTAGTCAGCATACTCTTGCTTTTTGTTTTTTCACCCCTTACTTTAGCCCAATATACAGTAGAGAACATAGAACTTGCCGTGTATGAAGATGGGTATGTAAAAGTTACCCAAATAATAACTCCCGATGAATATACTGTGGTGGTAGACGTTCCCCTAATAGGAGGAAACGTTAAGGGCCTAATGGTTAGAGACGAAAATAATGAACCCCTCTTGTATAAGTTGAATAACTCTATCTTGTTCATTTATTTTGAGAATGTTACTAATATCCTAGTTACTTACTACACTCCTGATTTGACATCTAAAGATGGTCCGCTTTGGAGTATTAATTTAACTTCCGAAGTCCCAGTAACGATTGTTTTCCCTGAAAATGCCGTGATAGTCGGGTTAAATTCAGTTCCCCTTAAAATCGACAAGAACAAACTTGTAATGCCCCCCGGAAACATCAGCGTTTCATACGTAATCGAAAGAAATCCTTCCTCTGCTACTTTAGGAACAGAAGTCGAAAGCAATCCCCCAAGTCCACCCCAACAAGGAGTACAGCAAGAAACAAACACAAAATGGCTCTTTTATGCAATACCGATCTTAGCAATACTGATCGCTGGAGGGTATTTATTAATCAAGAAGCAGCCGTCAGAAAGTTCTACAAGCAGCTTCTCCCTACCATTAAACAGAGAAGAGTTCCAGAAGAAAATCGAAGAGATGGATCTCTCAAGAGACGAAATGAGAGTTTTGCTGTATCTCTACGACAGGGGAGGCAAAGCGCCTCAGGCAGAGATGAAGAAGATGCTCAACATACCAAAGACGACCGCGTGGAGAATGTTCAAGCGCCTTGAGGAGAGGGGTCTGATCAGGATCTACAAGAAGAGGCGGGAGAACTGGGTGGAGCTCCTTTTTTAA
- a CDS encoding helix-turn-helix transcriptional regulator, whose translation MTEICKVYEEHMDKILEVEKKLPEEELILDIADFFDALGNPTRLKILFALLEEELCTCDLSNITGLSVSAISHQLRILKDRKIVAYRKDGKNVFYRLDDEHIKDVLKIALKHVRE comes from the coding sequence ATGACAGAAATATGCAAAGTATATGAGGAACATATGGATAAGATACTAGAGGTTGAAAAGAAGTTACCAGAGGAGGAATTGATTTTAGACATTGCAGACTTCTTTGATGCTTTGGGGAACCCAACTAGGTTAAAGATACTTTTTGCACTTCTAGAAGAAGAATTGTGCACGTGTGACCTCTCAAATATTACCGGTCTCTCAGTGTCTGCCATTTCACATCAGCTGAGGATTTTAAAGGACAGGAAAATCGTCGCTTACAGAAAAGATGGGAAGAACGTTTTCTACAGGTTGGATGATGAGCACATCAAAGATGTCTTGAAAATTGCATTGAAACATGTGAGAGAGTGA
- a CDS encoding TRASH domain-containing protein, whose protein sequence is MNRLDDLDLKLIYLLLDDARLSISELTERLGVSRPTVRARLEKLEKDGIIEGYTIKLNPELQRAHNVIALVVRTEKPEKMDEFEEIIEINRFTSTKYLIKVAVNAMEDLKRVIEGTGVEVLEIMPILESREKRLKPKIKVPFKCDYCGKEIVEEPIVYKYRNRVYFFCCPTCLREFKKARENLEKTKEKGAGA, encoded by the coding sequence ATGAACAGGCTGGACGACCTTGACCTAAAGCTCATATACCTCCTGCTGGACGACGCGAGGCTCAGCATATCCGAGCTGACCGAGAGGCTTGGAGTCAGCAGGCCGACTGTTAGGGCTAGGCTGGAAAAGCTTGAAAAGGATGGAATAATAGAAGGCTACACCATAAAACTAAATCCAGAACTTCAAAGAGCTCATAACGTGATCGCCCTTGTTGTTAGAACAGAAAAGCCAGAAAAGATGGATGAATTCGAGGAGATAATCGAGATAAATCGCTTCACAAGCACGAAGTACCTCATAAAAGTCGCTGTCAATGCTATGGAAGATCTCAAGCGGGTCATCGAGGGGACGGGCGTTGAAGTCCTCGAAATAATGCCAATCCTTGAGAGCAGAGAAAAAAGACTCAAACCGAAAATAAAGGTGCCCTTCAAGTGCGATTACTGTGGAAAAGAAATCGTGGAGGAGCCGATAGTCTACAAGTACCGCAACAGGGTCTACTTCTTCTGCTGTCCGACCTGCCTCCGGGAGTTTAAAAAAGCTAGAGAAAACCTGGAGAAGACAAAGGAGAAGGGCGCAGGGGCATGA
- a CDS encoding heavy metal translocating P-type ATPase produces the protein MRITLKVNGMTCAMCVKTIEMALAELDGVRTAKANLNSETVFVDFDESKVSLSQIIRTIEEVGYEVIRERRDAVVKIGGMTCAMCAKTVENAIKELPGVLEVNVNLATETAKVSYNPSLVGIEDIKKAVESVGYQFIGVEGEETHDIEREVREKHIREMRRNLIVAWSVGIPLFLSMQLKRFGIYVENLIYIHFLLATVAIAYAGRGIFRKAYSSLKHKTLNMEVMYALGIGSAYLTSVLAAFGVIPREFNFFEASVLLMGFLLLGRYLEARAKGRTSEAIKKLMGLQAKKATVLRGGKEIEVPITEVKAGDVVIVKPGERIPVDGVVIEGESYVDESMITGEPIPNLKKAGDKVIGGTINKNSVLKVKAEKVGRDTLLAQIIRLVEEAQNTKPPVQRLADTVVTYFIPAVLTIALLSFAYWYFMAGKPLVFAFTTLLSVIVIACPCAFGLATPTALTVGIGKGAEMGILIKNGEALEIARKATVVLFDKTGTLTKGKPEVTDVIAFGMDERELLKLVASAEKRSEHPLGEAIVRKAEELGIEVEEPEEFEAITGKGVRARVRGREVLAGNRRLFAESGRSIEGIEEVLHRLENEAKTAIIVAVDGRTAGVIGVADTIKEGAKEAIEELHRMGKKVGMITGDNRRTAKAIGKALGVDYVLAEVLPGDKASEVKKLQEKGETVIFVGDGINDAPALAQADVGIAVGNATDIAMESGDIVLVRNDPRDVVRAIKLSQKTLSKIKQNIFWAMFYNTILIPFAAGLAYVLFGVQFRPEWAAGAMSLSSVSVVTNSLMLKRVNI, from the coding sequence GTGAGGATAACTCTTAAAGTTAACGGCATGACCTGTGCCATGTGTGTTAAAACCATAGAAATGGCCTTGGCTGAATTAGATGGTGTGAGAACTGCAAAGGCAAACCTGAACAGTGAGACGGTTTTCGTTGATTTTGATGAGTCAAAGGTCAGCCTGAGCCAGATCATCAGGACGATAGAAGAAGTCGGGTACGAGGTGATAAGGGAGCGCAGGGATGCTGTGGTCAAAATCGGCGGCATGACCTGCGCGATGTGCGCTAAGACCGTTGAGAACGCGATAAAAGAGCTCCCCGGAGTCCTTGAGGTGAACGTCAACCTCGCGACCGAGACGGCCAAAGTGTCCTACAACCCCTCGCTTGTTGGTATTGAGGACATCAAGAAGGCCGTTGAGAGCGTAGGTTATCAATTCATAGGCGTTGAAGGAGAGGAAACTCATGACATCGAAAGGGAAGTGAGGGAAAAGCATATAAGGGAGATGAGGCGCAACCTCATAGTGGCCTGGAGCGTTGGGATACCCCTCTTTCTCTCCATGCAGCTGAAGAGGTTTGGAATTTATGTTGAAAACCTGATCTACATCCACTTCCTCCTAGCCACAGTTGCCATAGCCTACGCCGGCAGGGGAATCTTCAGGAAGGCCTACTCCTCGCTCAAACATAAAACCCTCAACATGGAGGTTATGTACGCTTTAGGTATCGGCTCGGCCTACCTGACGAGCGTCCTGGCGGCGTTTGGGGTGATCCCAAGGGAGTTCAACTTCTTCGAGGCGAGCGTCCTCCTTATGGGGTTCCTACTGCTCGGACGCTACCTTGAGGCGAGGGCAAAGGGACGGACGAGCGAGGCAATAAAGAAGCTCATGGGACTCCAGGCGAAGAAGGCAACCGTCCTGAGGGGCGGGAAGGAGATCGAAGTCCCGATAACCGAGGTCAAGGCCGGGGACGTGGTAATCGTAAAGCCTGGCGAAAGGATTCCAGTCGATGGAGTTGTCATCGAAGGGGAGAGCTACGTTGACGAGTCAATGATAACCGGCGAGCCCATTCCTAACTTAAAAAAGGCTGGAGATAAGGTCATCGGAGGAACCATAAACAAGAACTCCGTCCTTAAGGTTAAAGCGGAAAAAGTTGGAAGGGATACGCTCTTAGCTCAGATAATAAGGCTTGTGGAGGAGGCGCAGAACACCAAACCTCCAGTCCAGAGGTTGGCTGATACGGTGGTGACCTACTTCATCCCGGCGGTGCTCACAATAGCTCTTCTCTCCTTCGCCTACTGGTACTTCATGGCAGGCAAGCCCCTGGTGTTCGCCTTCACGACTTTGCTGAGCGTCATCGTCATAGCGTGCCCCTGTGCCTTTGGATTAGCCACCCCGACGGCTCTGACTGTCGGCATAGGCAAGGGCGCCGAGATGGGGATACTCATCAAGAACGGCGAGGCCCTTGAGATAGCGAGGAAAGCAACGGTAGTGCTCTTCGACAAGACCGGGACGCTCACGAAGGGGAAGCCCGAGGTCACGGACGTGATAGCCTTCGGCATGGACGAAAGGGAGCTCCTGAAACTGGTGGCCTCGGCGGAGAAGCGCTCGGAGCACCCCCTTGGAGAGGCCATAGTGAGGAAGGCCGAGGAGCTGGGGATAGAGGTGGAAGAGCCGGAGGAGTTTGAGGCGATCACCGGAAAAGGCGTCAGGGCCAGAGTCCGCGGAAGAGAGGTTTTGGCAGGGAACAGGAGGCTTTTCGCTGAAAGCGGCCGCTCAATAGAGGGCATCGAGGAAGTCCTTCACAGGCTGGAAAACGAGGCGAAGACCGCGATAATAGTGGCTGTGGACGGCAGAACCGCCGGCGTGATTGGGGTTGCTGACACGATAAAGGAGGGCGCCAAGGAGGCCATTGAGGAGCTGCACAGGATGGGCAAGAAGGTCGGCATGATAACCGGCGACAACAGAAGGACTGCCAAAGCGATTGGAAAGGCCCTCGGCGTGGACTACGTTCTCGCTGAGGTTCTGCCCGGCGATAAGGCCAGCGAGGTCAAGAAGCTCCAGGAAAAGGGAGAAACCGTCATCTTCGTGGGGGACGGGATTAACGACGCCCCAGCACTGGCCCAGGCGGATGTGGGGATAGCGGTTGGAAACGCCACGGACATAGCGATGGAGAGCGGCGACATAGTGCTCGTGAGGAACGACCCGAGGGACGTCGTGAGGGCCATAAAGCTCAGCCAGAAGACGCTTTCAAAGATAAAGCAGAACATATTCTGGGCGATGTTCTACAACACCATACTGATACCCTTCGCGGCCGGGCTGGCCTACGTGCTCTTCGGCGTCCAGTTCCGGCCCGAGTGGGCCGCCGGGGCCATGAGCCTTAGCAGTGTCAGCGTGGTCACGAACTCGCTTATGCTTAAGCGCGTTAATATCTGA
- a CDS encoding thioredoxin family protein, with product MILEYDGKVDFSSGKVVLWFSIPSCPPCRLVETFMEELSDEFKDIRIIHVHAEKWEDLVKKFDILNVPTLVYLKDGKEIGRQNLIRTKEEVLLKFEELHKI from the coding sequence ATGATACTCGAATACGATGGAAAGGTTGATTTCAGCAGTGGAAAGGTCGTGCTCTGGTTTTCCATTCCAAGCTGCCCGCCCTGCAGGCTGGTTGAGACCTTCATGGAGGAGTTAAGTGACGAATTCAAGGATATTCGGATTATCCACGTACACGCTGAGAAGTGGGAAGACCTCGTGAAGAAATTCGACATTCTGAACGTTCCCACACTCGTTTATCTCAAAGACGGAAAAGAGATCGGAAGGCAGAACCTCATAAGGACAAAGGAGGAAGTCCTGCTGAAATTCGAGGAGCTTCACAAAATTTAG
- a CDS encoding SagB/ThcOx family dehydrogenase has product MKVELPAPRLKGEMSVEEAINLRKSIRKYKDEPLTLEEVSQILWAAYGINAWGKRTSPSAGACYPFEVYVVVSNVEGLKPGLYHYDGKAHTLELIREGDLSKPLARACLNQRHVETAPINIIIVAHYERTTRRYGERGYRYVHIDAGHMGQNIYLQVTALKLGTVAVGAFRDREVKKVIDVPGEPLYIFPVGVPEG; this is encoded by the coding sequence ATGAAGGTTGAACTTCCTGCACCGAGACTTAAAGGTGAGATGAGTGTTGAGGAAGCGATAAACCTGAGGAAGAGCATAAGAAAATACAAAGATGAGCCATTAACCCTTGAAGAAGTCTCCCAGATACTCTGGGCCGCGTATGGAATAAATGCCTGGGGTAAAAGAACTTCTCCAAGCGCAGGTGCTTGCTATCCATTTGAAGTTTATGTAGTAGTCTCAAATGTCGAAGGGCTTAAACCGGGACTTTACCACTACGATGGCAAAGCCCATACTCTGGAATTAATCCGCGAAGGGGACTTGAGCAAACCCCTCGCTAGAGCATGTCTCAATCAAAGGCACGTAGAAACAGCTCCGATAAACATCATCATAGTGGCGCACTACGAAAGGACGACAAGAAGATACGGGGAGAGGGGGTATAGGTATGTGCACATAGATGCCGGACACATGGGGCAGAACATTTATCTGCAGGTTACCGCCCTAAAACTTGGGACTGTTGCAGTTGGGGCCTTTAGAGATAGAGAAGTCAAAAAAGTAATTGATGTACCTGGAGAGCCTTTATACATCTTTCCTGTTGGGGTTCCAGAAGGTTAG